CACCGCCTTCCTGGACGTGGCCCACCAAGTGGGCTCGCTCGACCGCGTGCGCGCGCGCGTGGACGCGGGGCTGGGCGCGGTGGCGGTGCTGCATGACGTGAACCTCGCCGCCGCCTTCGCCACCCATGTGCTGCTCCTCCGGGATGGCCAGGTGCTCGCGCAGGGGCCGGCGGACGAGGTGCTGGAGCGTGGCTCCCTGGAAACGCTCTACGGGCTGCCCATGGAAACCGCGCTGGCTCCGTCCGGTGCCCGGCTCTTCGCGCCCCGAGCACCCTCGCGCTGAACCTTCTTCGCCCCTCGGACGCCGGACAGTTGACCGGACGTGCCGGGCGGGAAAGCCTGGACCGCCTACATGTCCCGCTACGCCATCGCCATCTTCGCCAGTGCGTTCCTCTTGTTTGGCGTGCAACCCCTGGTGGGGCGCTATTCGCTGCCGTGGTACGGCGGAACGCCCGGCGTGTGGACGGCGTGCATGTTGTTCTTCCAGGCGGTGCTGCTGGGGGGCTACGCGTACTCGCACGGACTCGCCTCGCGGCTGGCACCTCGCACGCAAGCCCGCGTCCACCTGGGACTGCTCGCGGTGGCGGTGCTGCTGCTGGGCGCTCGCGCGTTGCTGGCGGGCTCGCCGGTGGCGCCCGGGCCTGAATGGCGTCCGGAGGGCACCGCGCTGGCCGTGCCCCGGCTGCTGGCGATGCTGGCGGTCACCATCGGCCTGCCTTTCTTCGTGCTGAGCACCACCGGTCCGCTGCTCCAGTCGTGGTTCGCCCGCGCGCGACCGGGCCGCTCGCCCTATCCGCTGTATGCGCTGTCCAACGCGGGCTCGCTGCTGGCGCTGCTCGGCTATCCCTTCCTGGTGGAGCCGTGGGTGGGGCGCGGCGCCCAGGCGTGGGGCTGGGGCGTGGGCTTCGTCTTCTTCGCCGTGGCCTGCGCGGTGTGTGCGCTGGACGTGATGAAGCAGCCAGACACGGCGCCCGTCGCCACGGCCGCGCCCGTGACGGCCACGCCGCTGACGGAAGGCACCGGGGTAGAGGCCGGCGCGGAGGTGGCACGCCCCACCATGCGCGCCACGATGACGTGGCTGGGGCTGAGCACCTGCGCGTCGGTGCTGCTGTTGGCGACGACGAATCAGCTCTCCCAGGACGTGGCGGCCGGCCCCTTCCTCTGGGTGCTGCCCCTGGCCGTCTACCTGCTGACCTTCATCCTCGCCTTCTCCCGTGAGTCCTTCTACTCGCGGACCATCTACGCGGTGCTGCTCATCGCCTCGGGCGCGGGCGTGGCGCACGCGCAGACGCAGGGGCCGCAGTCATCGCTCGCGCTCCAACTGGCCGCGTACTCCGTGGCCCTCTTCGCGGGCAGCATGGTGTGCCACGGCGAGCTGTACCGGCTGCGTCCACCGCCGCGCCACCTCAGCGCCTTCTACCTGTGGGTGTCCGCGGGCGGCGTGCTGGGCGGGCTGCTCATCAGCGTGCTGGCCCCCGCCGTCTTCAGCGCCTACTGGGAGTACCCCCTGTCGCTGGGCGCGTGCTGCGTCGTCGCGCTGGTGGGCATGGCGAAACAAGCGGGCGAAGCGACGCGGACGCAGCGGATGCAGCGTGTCCTGCGCGGCGCCATGCTGCTCCTGGTGGCCGGACACCTGACGTACACCATGGCCCGCGAGCAGGGCCGCGCGCGCTTCGCCTCGCGCAACTTCTTCGGCGTGGTGCGGGTGATGGAGCAGGGCGTGGGCTCGCCGGAGGACCACCGCTTCACGCTGCTGCACGGCGCCATCACCCACGGGCTCCAGTACGTGACGCCCGAGCGCAGGGGCGTGCCCACGACGTATTACACGCCGGAGGCGGGCCTGGGACTGGCCATCGCCGAGCAGCGCCGGCTGCGCGAAGCCGTGGGGCTGCCCGCGGGGCTTCGTGTGGGCGTGTTGGGACTGGGCGTGGGCACCAGCGCCGCGTTGCTCGAGGCGGAGGACACCGGGCGCTTCTACGAAATCGACCCCGCGGTCATCGCGCTGGCGCAGGGCGAGGGCGGCTACTTCTCCTTCCTGGGAGACACGCCGGCGAAGGTGGAGCTGGTGGAGGGGGACGCGCGCATCTCCCTGGAGCGGGAGCTGGAGGCGGGCGGCGCGCAGGGCTTCGACGTGCTCGCGCTGGACACCTTCTCCTCGGACGCGGTGCCGGTGCACCTGCTCACCCAGGAGGCGGTGGCGCTCTACCGCGCGCACCTGGCGCCCCATGGCGTGCTGGCGCTGCACATCAGCAACGTCCACCTGGACCTGGTGCCGCTGACGCTGGCGCACGCGCGGGCCCTGGGGCTGCACGCGGCGCTGGTGGTCAACGAGACGCAAGGGGACGCGCTGCGCAGCAACTGGATGGTGCTGAGCCCGGACCGCGAGTTCTCGTGGGGACCCACCTTCACCCGGGCCTCCGCGCGCGTGCGCCGGCTGGGCCTGCGGGAGGACCCCGACTTCACGTGGACGGACGAGAAGAGCAGCGTGCTGCACGTGCTCCGCCGCGGCAGGCCCTCGGCGAGCGTCAAGGACGTGGAGGCCTCCTCCGGCCCGCCCGGCCCCGCGTCCGCCCAGCCCGGGACGGAGTGACTCAGGCGCGCGGCATCGCCTGGGGGCCGGAGGTGGCGACGGCGCTCAGGTCGAGCGCGACCAGCATCACCAGCACGCCGCAGGGAATCGCCAGGGTGGCCGCGCCGAGCCGGGCGAAGAGCAGCGGCCCCAGCGTGCAGCCGCCCAGGAAGGCGGAGCCGAGCCCCAGGTGCAGCCGTGTCCGTTCGAATTCAACAGCGGTGGGCAGCGCCCAGAGACGGCGTCGCAGGCCCAGCAAGCCCTGGCCCCGCGTTCCCTCGCGCAGCCAGGAACCCAGCCGCACCACCTGGATGCCGATGTCGGTGAGGATGCCGGTGATGTGCGTGGTGCGCACCACGGCGCCGGAGACGCGGGTGACGAGCGCGTTCTGGAGCCCCATGGCATAGGCCAGGCCCCACATGAGCGTCGGCTCGTGGGTACTGGGGTGGTACGCCAGCCAGGCGCCGATGCCGCCCAGCGTGAGTGCCTCCAGGAGCAGTGCGGAGGAGTGGCGGCCCCGGGGGCGCTGCTGTGAGAGCTCCAGCAGCACCGACGCGGACACGGCGCCCACCACGAAGGACAGCAGGAGTTGCGCGGCGAGCAAGGCCAGGGCCACGTTGCCCGAGGCCAGGGACTCTCCCAGCGTGGCCATGGTTCCGGACATGTGCGACGTGTGCAGGCCCAGCGCCACGAAGCCCGTGGTATTCACCAGGCCCGCCACGCCCGCGAGCAGCACTGACAGCAGTGTGTAGGCTCTCCGGTTCCCGGGAGACGATTCCGATGAGAAGGGCATCGCAGTGCCCGAGGCTAACACCGGCCTCGGGCAGGGGCGCGCGGAACTAACCCGGCGGCCAGCCCAGCGGGCGCCCGGCCAGCAGGTGCAGGTGGATGTGGAAGACCGTCTGGCCGGCGTGCGCATGGGTGTTCATCACCACCCGGTAGCCGTCGTTCGGGTCCGCGTGCCCGCGCTCCTGGGCCACCTTGGCGGCCGCGGTGAAGAGGTGGCCCACCAGCTCGCGGTCCTCCGCCGTGATGTCGTTCACGGTGGGGATGTGCTTGTGGGGGATGAAGAGCACGTGGGTGGGGGCCTGGGGATTGATGTCCTCGAAGGCCACGCACATGTCGTCGCGGTAGACCACCTTGGCGGGGATGAGCCCGTCGCGAATCTTGCAGAAGAGACAGTCGGACATGTTTTCCGGCTTACCAGCGGCCGGAGCCCCACGGAATGGCTTCCGTGGCCTTCCGTTGCCTGCCGGAACCCGCATTTTGCCTCCCGGTGGGGCGGCCGGGCCCCGGGTCTCCTCCCTGGGCCCCTCTCGTTGAGGGCCCAAGGAAGGCTGTCCCCCTCAAAGGGCCCCACCGGTGATATCCACGCCCTGACGATGAAATCCATCCGCATCTCCCAGCTCCTCGAGGACCGCGACTACGACATGCGGCTCATTCTCGTCGCCGGCGGCGGCGGGCTGTCGCGCATCGTGGTGTCCTCGCGCATCCAGAAGCCGGGGCTGGCGCTTGCGGGCTTCACCGAGCACCTGCATCCGCACCGCGTCCAGGTGTTCGGCAACACGGAGATTTCATACCTGGCCACGCTGCCGGAAGAGCGGCAGCGCGCGTCGCTGGCGCAGCTCTTCGGCGAGGAGGAGCTGGCGTGCGTGGTGGTGACCAAGGACCTGGACATTCCCCAGGCCCTCGTCTCCGCGTGTGAAGGCGCGGGGCTGGCGCTGATGAAGACGCCGCTGCTCTCCAGTGAGTTCATCATGCGGGTGCAGACGTT
This genomic stretch from Myxococcus virescens harbors:
- a CDS encoding fused MFS/spermidine synthase, with amino-acid sequence MSRYAIAIFASAFLLFGVQPLVGRYSLPWYGGTPGVWTACMLFFQAVLLGGYAYSHGLASRLAPRTQARVHLGLLAVAVLLLGARALLAGSPVAPGPEWRPEGTALAVPRLLAMLAVTIGLPFFVLSTTGPLLQSWFARARPGRSPYPLYALSNAGSLLALLGYPFLVEPWVGRGAQAWGWGVGFVFFAVACAVCALDVMKQPDTAPVATAAPVTATPLTEGTGVEAGAEVARPTMRATMTWLGLSTCASVLLLATTNQLSQDVAAGPFLWVLPLAVYLLTFILAFSRESFYSRTIYAVLLIASGAGVAHAQTQGPQSSLALQLAAYSVALFAGSMVCHGELYRLRPPPRHLSAFYLWVSAGGVLGGLLISVLAPAVFSAYWEYPLSLGACCVVALVGMAKQAGEATRTQRMQRVLRGAMLLLVAGHLTYTMAREQGRARFASRNFFGVVRVMEQGVGSPEDHRFTLLHGAITHGLQYVTPERRGVPTTYYTPEAGLGLAIAEQRRLREAVGLPAGLRVGVLGLGVGTSAALLEAEDTGRFYEIDPAVIALAQGEGGYFSFLGDTPAKVELVEGDARISLERELEAGGAQGFDVLALDTFSSDAVPVHLLTQEAVALYRAHLAPHGVLALHISNVHLDLVPLTLAHARALGLHAALVVNETQGDALRSNWMVLSPDREFSWGPTFTRASARVRRLGLREDPDFTWTDEKSSVLHVLRRGRPSASVKDVEASSGPPGPASAQPGTE
- a CDS encoding YoaK family protein; this encodes MPFSSESSPGNRRAYTLLSVLLAGVAGLVNTTGFVALGLHTSHMSGTMATLGESLASGNVALALLAAQLLLSFVVGAVSASVLLELSQQRPRGRHSSALLLEALTLGGIGAWLAYHPSTHEPTLMWGLAYAMGLQNALVTRVSGAVVRTTHITGILTDIGIQVVRLGSWLREGTRGQGLLGLRRRLWALPTAVEFERTRLHLGLGSAFLGGCTLGPLLFARLGAATLAIPCGVLVMLVALDLSAVATSGPQAMPRA
- a CDS encoding histidine triad nucleotide-binding protein; protein product: MSDCLFCKIRDGLIPAKVVYRDDMCVAFEDINPQAPTHVLFIPHKHIPTVNDITAEDRELVGHLFTAAAKVAQERGHADPNDGYRVVMNTHAHAGQTVFHIHLHLLAGRPLGWPPG